The Salvia miltiorrhiza cultivar Shanhuang (shh) chromosome 1, IMPLAD_Smil_shh, whole genome shotgun sequence genome has a window encoding:
- the LOC130998508 gene encoding uncharacterized protein LOC130998508, producing the protein MVAQSVTNEEIARYWKQRHMLEEDHLFAAIKAAARIRARNLSEADYLQFQEALTEEDDKFGKKNKMSKVERRVGVKDWWTKSKYAYLNQPALKPVDFHLRQYSLTFKSASLLKFISPPTS; encoded by the exons ATGGTAGCGCAAAGCGTGACTAATGAAGAGATCGCTCGCTACTGGAAGCAGCGCCACATGTTGGAGGAAGATCACCTCTTCGCCGCAATCAAGGCTGCTGCTCGCATTCGTGCTCGGAACCTCTct GAAGCTGATTACCTGCAATTTCAAGAGGCCTTAACTGAGGAGGATGACAAGTTTGGAAAAAAGAACAAGATGAGTAAAGTTGAGAGAAGGGTGGGAGTGAAAGATTG gTGGACTAAGAGCAAATATGCATACCTCAACCAGCCAGCTCTCAAGCCGGTCGACTTTCATCTTCGCCAATATTCACTTACTTTCAAATCTGCTTCCCTTCTCAAATTCATATCTCCACCAACCAGCTAG
- the LOC131010666 gene encoding protein FAR1-RELATED SEQUENCE 5-like, with the protein MGSCDDVNNHVDFWRAHSYLPICEDSKKPYVGKVFKTLDEAYEFYSMYGHAAGFDTRRGGMKRGKHRQVLYQYFICRREGVKPDSKKDISESSVQKKIRRRKPSTRNGCKARITTTLNDDGYYVFTSFSELHNHSLVTEDVRHLMKFNRKMDESHQMIMLKCAKSNIGPVRAFRIFKELVGSFEEVGCTSKDFKNLSYTMNSYVDGVDAQLLLDRFLSKRETDECFKCEYLVDETHKVKSLFWSDAVAVQNYSLFGDAVSFDATYTTNRYDMIFAPFTGKDNHGGCVTFGAGLLTREDVNSYSWILKQFIECMGTAPAMIITDQDPALKIAVENVMPNTRHRFCMWHIMMKLAQKLPNSLREDVELKSKIQSVVWSELDEPVDFERKWTEVLDQYELTDNTWLADMFSLCSYWIPAYFRDLSMSGLFRTTSLSESENSFFRRYLNRNSNLAAFYIHFESAMEAQRHNYKQACIVDQTTVPQLKTHTPLEHHASLIYTRNVFMDIQTEIIEAIDRCRIKSMETDDDEQWYSVDDRSNGVFKVVHIASEETITCSCKKFVRVGLICRHMFVVMRNVGMKLIPSKYIVHRWLKAASAEVISTSNMKSRNKSLMAEAFRCIGIAEGNDELADSLLTELKRWAEINSNGAQCLSPARGKQKMFELFYGSKIPSVVTVHPPDAVKTKGSGKRLKSTYEVAAEKAKKPKRRCRKCRRLVRHDSRNCGKVVEEESDEE; encoded by the exons ATGGGGTCGTGTG ATGATGTAAATAATCATGTTGATTTCTGGCGTGCTCATTCGTACCTACCAATTTGTGAGGATAGTAAGAAACCATACGTGGGTAAAGTGTTCAAGACATTGGATGAAGCGTATGAGTTTTATTCTATGTATGGACATGCAGCGGGCTTCGATACTCGTAGGGGGGGTATGAAAAGAGGCAAACATCGACAAGTATTGTATCAATACTTCATCTGCAGAAGAGAAGGTGTGAAGCCAGACTCGAAGAAAGATATATCAGAATCAAGTGTTCAAAAGAAAATACGACGCCGGAAACCCTCTACCAGAAATGGCTGTAAGGCTCGTATCACTACAACACTTAATGATGATGGCTATTATGTTTTCACCAGCTTCTCTGAATTACACAATCATTCCCTCGTAACTGAAGATGTTCGTCACCTTATGAAATTCAATCGCAAAATGGATGAGTCACATCAGATGATTATGCTGAAGTGTGCCAAGTCCAATATTGGACCAGTGAGGGCATTTCGTATTTTTAAAGAACTGGTTGGAAGTTTTGAGGAAGTGGGGTGCACCAGCAAGGACTTTAAAAACCTATCCTACACCATGAATTCATACGTGGATGGTGTTGATGCACAACTACTACTTGACAGGTTTCTAAGTAAACGTGAAACTGATGAATGTTTCAAGTGTGAATATTTAGTTGATGAAACTCACAAGGTGAAGAGTTTGTTCTGGAGTGATGCTGTTGCTGTTCAAAATTACTCGTTATTTGGTGATGCGGTGTCCTTTGATGCCACGTATACAACGAACAG GTACGACATGATTTTTGCTCCATTTACCGGCAAGGATAATCATGGTGGGTGTGTTACATTTGGAGCAGGGTTACTAACCAGAGAGGACGTGAATTCATACTCATGGattttaaaacagtttattgAATGCATGGGAACCGCTCCTGCAATGATTATAACAGATCAAGACCCAGCGTTGAAAATTGCTGTTGAAAATGTAATGCCCAACACTAGACACAGGTTCTGTATGTGGCATATCATGATGAAGCTTGCTCAGAAATTGCCGAATTCTTTACGAGAAGATGTCGAACTGAAAAGCAAGATACAGTCTGTCGTATGGTCGGAATTGGATGAGCCAGTTGATTTTGAAAGGAAATGGACAGAAGTATTAGATCAGTATGAGTTGACTGACAACACATGGCTTGCCGATATGTTTTCACTCTGTTCGTATTGGATACCTGCCTACTTTCGAGATTTGAGCATGAGCGGCTTGTTTAGAACGACATCATTATCCGAAAGCGAGAATAGTTTTTTTCGGAGATACTTGAATCGGAATTCCAATCTCGCTGCATTCTACATTCACTTTGAGAGTGCTATGGAGGCACAACGGCATAATTACAAACAGGCGTGCATTGTAGATCAGACAACGGTGCCCCAATTGAAGACTCACACCCCACTAGAACACCATGCCTCACTTATATACACCAGGAATGTGTTTATGGATATTCAAACGGAGATCATTGAGGCTATTGATAGATGCCGCATAAAGTCAATGGAGACAGACGACGACGAGCAATGGTACTCCGTAGATGACAGATCTAATGGTGTATTTAAGGTTGTGCATATAGCGTCTGAAGAAACCATTACATGCTCCTGCAAAAAGTTTGTGAGGGTTGGTCTTATATGTCGACATATGTTTGTTGTTATGCGAAACGTGGGAATGAAGTTAATTCCTTCCAAATATATAGTACATCGATGGCTAAAGGCTGCTAGTGCAGAAGTTATATCAACTAGCAACATGAAGTCACGCAACAAGTCATTGATGGCAGAGGCTTTTCGTTGTATTGGCATTGCAGAAGGGAATGACGAGCTAGCTGATTCACTCTTAACAGAACTGAAACGTTGGGCAGAAATTAATTCAAACGGTGCACAATGCTTGTCTCCGGCGAGAGGAAAGCAAAAAatgtttgaattattttatGGTTCGAAGATCCCTTCAGTTGTAACTGTTCATCCACCAGATGCCGTGAAGACTAAGGGAAGTGGCAAGAGATTGAAGTCAACTTATGAGGTAGCAGCTGAAAAGGCGAAAAAACCAAAGAGAAGATGCAGGAAATGTCGCCGTCTAGTTAGACATGATTCCCGCAATTGTGGTAAGGTTGTCGAAGAAGAGAGCGACGAGGAGTGA
- the LOC130998512 gene encoding uncharacterized protein LOC130998512, whose product MERKHGFFSALKEEMVRGLSPARSRRGRSQSPSRSGMLRRRRGSSVAPPEMYVSRSGSVRPGAEALSPLREGPDPNESDSGDPRTESWANWLCRAPTPSNSGSGCSRSDLRLLLGVLGAPLAPVHVTNNDPLPHLCIKDTPIESSSAQYILQQYLAASGGQKLQNCIQNAYAMGKVKMLASDLETASKVIKNRNSSKAAESGGFVLWQMNPDMWYVELALGGSKVHAGCNGKLVWRHTPWLGAHSAKGPVRPLRRALQGLDPRTTANMFVNARCTGEKKINGEDCFILKLCADPHTLKARSEGPAEIIRHVLFGYFSQKTGLLVHLEDSHLTRIQTNGGDAVYWETTINSVLDDYRPVEGVMVAHSGRSVVTLFRFGETAMSHTKTRMEEAWTIEEVAFNVPGLSADCFIPPAEIKFGSIGEACELPQQGRVKNAAAAAVYRAKVAAYPTLR is encoded by the exons ATGGAGCGGAAGCACGGGTTTTTCTCGGCTTTGAAGGAGGAAATGGTGCGGGGACTGTCGCCGGCCCGGTCGAGGAGGGGCCGGAGCCAGTCGCCGTCCCGTTCGGGAATGCTGCGGAGGAGGAGGGGAAGCAGCGTGGCCCCGCCGGAAATGTATGTATCGAGATCGGGTAGTGTGAGGCCCGGGGCGGAAGCCCTGTCGCCGCTGAGGGAGGGCCCGGATCCGAATGAGTCGGATTCGGGCGATCCGAGGACCGAAAGCTGGGCTAACTGGCTCTGCCGGGCTCCGACGCCTTCCAATTCCGGGTCGGGCTGCTCAAGGTCCGATCTGCGCCTGCTCCTAGGCGTGCTCGGCGCACCGCTCGCGCCCGTGCACGTTACCAACAACGACCCTCTGCCTCACCTCTGTATTAAAGACACTCCCATT GAAAGCTCCTCTGCTCAGTACATTCTGCAGCAATATTTGGCAGCATCTGGGGGGCAGAAGCTTCAAAACTGTATACAGAATGCCTACGCGATGGGGAAGGTGAAGATGCTGGCCTCTGATCTCGAGACCGCCAGCAAGGTGATCAAGAATCGGAATTCATCCAAAGCAGCCGAGTCGGGGGGTTTTGTGCTCTGGCAAATGAATCCCGATATGTGGTATGTAGAGCTCGCTCTTGGTGGCAGCAAGGTTCATGCTGGTTGCAATGGCAAGCTCGTCTGGCGGCATACTCCGTGGCTCGGTGCACATTCGGCCAAAGGGCCTGTTCGCCCTCTTCGTCGTGCCCTACAG GGCCTTGATCCGAGAACGACGGCCAACATGTTTGTGAACGCGAGGTGCACGGGGGAGAAGAAGATCAACGGGGAGGATTGCTTCATTCTCAAACTCTGTGCTGATCCGCACACGCTGAAAGCTAGGAGCGAAGGGCCTGCGGAGATCATAAGGCACGTGCTGTTCGGCTACTTCAGCCAGAAAACAGGGCTCCTCGTGCATCTGGAGGATTCTCACTTGACCCGGATACAGACCAATGGGGGTGATGCTGTGTATTGGGAGACGACCATCAATTCGGTCCTTGATGACTACCGGCCAGTTGAGGGCGTGATGGTCGCCCACTCTGGCCGGTCCGTGGTGACCCTCTTTAGGTTTGGTGAAACAGCAATGAGCCACACCAAGACTAGAATGGAAGAGGCGTGGACGATCGAGGAAGTAGCGTTCAACGTGCCTGGGCTCTCTGCTGACTGTTTCATTCCGCCTGCTGAGATTAAGTTTGGCTCCATTGGTGAAGCGTGCGAGCTCCCTCAACAAGGGAGGGTGAAGAACGCGGCTGCTGCAGCCGTGTACAGAGCTAAGGTTGCCGCGTACCCCACTCTCAGGTAG